The Kogia breviceps isolate mKogBre1 chromosome 19, mKogBre1 haplotype 1, whole genome shotgun sequence genome contains the following window.
CAGCAAAATGACTGTAAACCAAGTGCAAATGCTTGTTGTGACCTGGGGAGTGTGTTCAGGTGTTAGGTATGGGAGGGAGCTGTATCAGGTACTTGGGAAGGGTCTTTCCCCTGGAGCCAGGCAGAGCCCGCTGCCCCTCTGTAACGCCCGGAGAGGCCCTGCTCGGTGGCAGGCTCTTGGCAGACCCCAGAGAGCCCTGCGTCGAACTCGCCTTCCCGCTCACGTCCAGCCTGGCCCGGGCCTTGCTGCTGAGCTCACAGTTCCCCTTTGGACAGAAGCCAGGCTGGAGGGGCCTGGGGTTCGTCATCACGCCCCCTCGGGATGAGAGATCTGCTCTGAACTTGAGTGTCGGTTGTTGCTGAGCGTGCTTGTTGCTGAGAAGCTGCTTCACTGGGGGTGGGAGGCCTGAGTGCAGACGTGCTTACAGGGCTGCGCAGTAAGCGGGCAGGAGGTGGCGGGTCTGCAGTGCTGGCATGCGATGTGGGTGGTAAGTCAGAGCAGCCCTTTCCCCACAGGCCTCCCGGCCATTGGATGGGGCCTGGAGAGGACGAATAGCCATCTCTTCAGGCGTAACTTACATTCTTTTCCGGAGCTGTTGATGCACTGTTCCCTTCTCAGGTGGCTGGGAAGGCTCTGCATCGTACAAGTTGACCTTTATGGCAGGGGGCGCCATCGAATTTGGACAGCGGATGCTGCAGGTGGCATCTCAAGGTATCAAGGCTCTAAAAATCAGGAGCCAAGGATGCATTGAATGTGTGTGCTATTTGCTCATTTGggtttgtttactttttgttttgttttttaagcagtCAGGAGATGAGTTCCTGGGCCCCAggctgcccagggctgggagTTGGGAAGAAAGCCTGTAATAAACATCACCCTCCTGTACCTCAAAGGCTGGGTTTCCCCTGCCTGGAGCAGGTATAGGACATTTAACAAAGCTGTTTGGACTCGAGGACATTTTACCGTGGCCTCATAGAAACGAACAGAAACCCAACCATTGAGCTACCATCAGGCAACCATTTTAAGTCCCCAAGGGCTGTGTTCAGCAGACCTCCTCACCTCGCCCCCAGCCTCACCCAGCTCCATTCTCTACCCCGCCGCgagcctcctccttccctccatccatccctccGCCACCCCAGCTCTGACCTCTCTCCCCATCCAGACCCCTCGCCTCATCCCTGACCGAGGCGGACtccagtggggaggggtgaggcgtGTCTGCTGCGCGCATCCCTGGGACCCGTCCGCTCCCCTCGGCAGGCGGTCGGGCCGCCCTCTCCCCAGTACCCGAGGCCCGCGACactcatttctctctccccttgtgCTGTAGCCTCCCGAGGTGAAGTCCCCAACGGAGCCTATGGTTACTCTTACATGCCCAGCGGGGCCTATGTCTTCCCCCCACCAGTCGCCAATGGAATGTACCCCTGCCCTCCTGGCTACCCCTGTCCACTGCCCCCAGCTGGTGAGTGTGTCCTTTGCTGCCCACGCctcaccccccccacctccccgccaCTGACCACCCTTACCCAGGCCAGGGGGTTGTAGAGGGGAGACTTGTTTCTTTGGCCTGCTTCAGGACTGACAGCAGCTGGAGGGATCTGGAAGGGTGCCAGCTACAGGAGCCGGGGCTGGGCTGTTCACTGGGTCCCCGTCACCCTCTTGCCGAGCAGAGTTCTATCCGGGACCTCCCATGATGGACGGGGCCATGGGGTACATGCAGCCCCCGCCGCCGCCCTACCCTGGGCCCATGGAGCCTCCAGTCAGCGGCCCTGACGTCCCCTCCACTCCTGCAGGTGAGGGCCCTGGCCGCTCCCCATGGTTGCACGGAAGCCCCAAATAATGAATGACCACCGGCCTAGGGATGATCCCAGGGGACCAGCAGCGCGGTGGCCTGGTGGCGAAGGGGTGGATTCCAGCCCCCACTCTGTCCTTTAGCTGGCCATGTGCCCTGGGCCCAGGAAGGTCCCCCTCTGCACCGCCGTCCTCTCATCCACAAAACGTGCCAACGGCACCACCTGCGGGGTTTGTGGTGAACATCAGGTGGGGCAGGAGGTGTAGAGGGACCAGATGGGAAGTGTGGCATGCAGTAAGTGTTCAGGAAGGGTTCGCCACTGTTTTATTGATGGAACTGGGTCCTCGGCACCAGCTGCCTGCAGCACCAGGGGCCCGGGGCCGTGGGGGCAGccggaggaggtggggagggcttGGCCCCGGGGCTCTTCCCCAGTTTGTGTGTTCTCACAGCTGAAGCCAAGGCCGCGGAAGCAGCCGCCAGCGCCTATTACAACCCAGGCAACCCACACAATGTCTACATGCCCACGGTGAGCGGGGCTGGTGAGCGGGGGGCCGTGGCACTGGCGGGACCCCCGCAGCCCAGTTTGCTGGGATTTAGGGGCAGGAGAGACCTCAGCTTATTCCGACCCTCCTAACGtgatctttcctttcttccccagaGCCAGCCTCCGCCACCTCCTTACTACCCCCCAGAAGATAAGAAGACCCAGTAGACCGCtcacaccccctcctcccccctctctttgctctttccttccctccccttgggGCTGAGTCTGGGGTGGGGGCCGGGCCTCGTCCCTTTCTCCAGGTCTGATTATAAAGCAGTCACCAGAAACTAGCCTGGGGCCGGGAGGGCCCTTGACTTGGATGATTATAAAGCAGTCGCCAGGAACTAACCTTGAGGGGTGCGGGGAGCGGTGCCTCCCAGCTTCCCACGGGAGCCCAGAGCCCACAGCGCTTACCTCACACCATCCCCGGGGGGCGTCCCCCTCTTCCTGTCCTGCTCTCGTAGCTTCTACCCACGGAGGGACTCTCTGGCCACCTTCTCCGCCGCAGTCCAGCTCTCTCGTTTTGTAGCCACTTTATCCTCACGAGCTTTGCCCTCCCCAGGGACCCCTGCCAGGCCCTACTCACATTCCATCCACTCTGGTCTGTGCCTGGCTGTGGAAGGCCACCTGTCTGCCCGACTGGCAGCCTACATTCCGTTCCCAGCCAGCCTCAGCCCCCGTCATGCTTGCCTTGCCTTCCCTGTCCTGGGTCAGCCTGTTGCCACTGCTTCTGACTTCTGGAGCTTTCCCACGAGtgaccgggggtggggtggggggtggcatcAGGGCCAGGCTGCTGCAGCTGGGGAGGGAGCCCCTCTGCTTCCCTGCTAGTTTTTCTGGAATTTGTTTCCCTTTGCCTTGTCTCTGTTCCCTCTAGAAGGGGCTTCTTGGACTGGAACTGGAGAATGCATGTCCACTTGGGGGCTGCCGGGAGGGCTGGGAACAGACCCCTGGGGCCCGGCCTGGGCGCTGACCGTGACCTCTTGCCAGCCCCTTAGCCTGCCCTCTTCCCTTAAGCTTCTTGCCTGGTCGGTGGTGTGCCCCCTGGATGCACTAAAATTTGCTCCCATTTGCTCCTGGACCGGCTGTGAAGAGAGGAGATGGTTATTTAAAGAGAATTCCCTATTTATTTgacaaaaaaaattcagttaataTATTAATGTGAAATAAACCCTGTTTGCACCTTGATTGGTCTGCTGAAAATGTGAACTAGTAAAAATGAGTGACTGGACCCTGTCTGGCTCTGCGTGTGGTGACGAGGCAAGCTCTTGGGAGGAGAGCCGTCTGGCTGTTCCGGGCTGGGGGAGGCAGTGTTCCCTCCCGTGTGAGAGTCCCTTGTTCTCTTGGCCTATTTGGGGCCAGGATGCTAAGGCCTCTCATGTCCATTCCATGGCAGTTGCTCAGCAACTGTGCCCGCCCACCGAGTCCCATGGGGCCTGGCACAGCCCAGCAGCTGCCCCGGGTGGGAGGCGTTGGCAGGAGGGGCCGGGCTGGACGGGAGTTCTCGCGTCCCTGGCTGCTGTGCTCACCGCCTTGCCCCGTGGGAGTGAGAGGGCACGTCAATGAAGGCCAGCCATTCAAGACTGGCCCCCTGCAGTGTGGTCTCTGGTGCCATCCTTGTGaaccctggggctggggctggggctggggctggggcgggTGGGGACGGCCACCGTCCACGCCCAGGCCTGCACCCCCTGGACCCTGGCCTGGAGGGCGGCCCTGGGACCCTGTGGTGGAGCTCAGCCCAGCACCGAAGCATCCATTTTCCTGTCCCTTCTGGGCCAAGTAGCCCTGTCAGGAGATGCTAAGCAGTAGCCTCCCCAGCCTGTTCCTTTCTGCAGCCCCACCCAGCGGCCCCTGCGGTCGGCTGCGCCCCCTACAAGGGCGTTTGAAGGGAGCACCCGCCCGACCATCCTTACGGGGGCCGGGGCCGTCCCTGCCCCGCGCAGCCTGGCCCCGTCACCTCGGTGGAATGTCACCTGGGGAGCAGAGCAGGTTGAGCGGTCGGCTGACGGCTGGGGAGACGCCTCTCCAGAGCCTCCACCCTGTGCCCTGCCCACCCCTACCCCGGGTCTGCAGCCGGTTCGGTTCAGGGAGACCTGAGGGCAAGAACCTCACCGGCCAGGTGAGCGTCCCCCAGTCACCTGGATGCGGCAGGCCCGCTGCCCTGCTGCCCTCGGCGCTGGACCCTCCCCAGGGCCCCTatgggaagggggggtggggcgGACCCGCCCACCTGGTCTACCTCTGCCTCCAGCCCAGCCGAGTTCCTCCCAGGATCCCAGCCagcgggagggaggaaggaaggtgcagggGCCCGGGAGCCGGGGCCCCCCAATCCCAAGGTGGTGAAACCCCGACCTGACCGTCCCGCGACCcgcccttccttccccttcccctggcaCCGGGTGGCAGCCCTGGGCTCTTTGCATAACCCTGTGGCTTCCCTATCTTCACCCAAGGCAGCGGCACGGcggaggggaagggcagggctggCCACCATGGCGACGCTCTTCTCCCAGACCCAGCGGCGCCCTCCCCTTTTGCGCCAGGCCATCAAGATAAGGCGCCGCAGGGTCAGAGATCTGCAGGATGCCCTGCCCCACAGGGCTCAGGAGGTAGGAGGGACCTCAGTGGGGAGAAGAGCAGGCCTGGGTGGGGCTCTGCCCCCTCTGGGTGTGGGATCCCACCTCTTGTGGGCTGGGCTGAGGATGtgtgcccctcccctgcccaccctATAGCCCCCGGCAGAGGCAGAGCCTTCGGGGTCTGCAGAAGAGGGTCTGCCATGTGTTCTCTGGGCCGCCCTGGGCCTCGGGTCTGGGGTGTGAGCCATCCGGAGGCCCCTCCCTCTCGTGCGCCATCCCCAGCCATCCTCCGCTCCTCCAGTCCCAAAGACAACCGCTCCACTAGGCAGCGAGTGTCCCGCTGTGGGCTGGGCCTTGGGGGGCTGGCTGAGTAGCCCCCAGGCCTGCTTGGCGTGACCCCCCAGGCTCCCACCTCTGCTGCCGGGCCTCACTTCCGCCACCGGGGTGCGGAGCGGAGCCGCCCGATAAGCAGTGCTGTTTCCTCTGGGGaaggaaggggttgggggaggttgAGGCCACGGGCGCCTGCTGGCGCAGCTGAGCTGGCGCAGCCGAGCGCCAATGGACCCGAGCCACGGCgggccaggggctgaggaaggCGGCCCGGGTGCTAGACCGCCGGGAGCCCTGCTGTGGGAACAGGTGTGCGGCACTGGTGGGGCTGGAGGCCAGGTGCTGGGGCCCCCTCAGCCCTCGGGCTGGGCCTGCTCTGTGAGGAGCCATTCCTgcgtccgagccctggtccgggcctCTGGGACACCTTGTCTTTCCGCCTCGCTCCGCAGATGGAGCCTCCATCCCACCACTTGTCCCCCGAGGAGGTAAGCATCGGAGTGTTTCCGGGACGCAGAGCGGTGCTGGGAAGCAGCCCTGCATCCTCCCAAACACCCCCCTTGGCGGCTGGCCACGGCCGGGTCtcaagcccctcccctcccccgcgcgTGTGGACGCCTGGTCCCCGCCTTGGGCCTGTGCCGTGAGTGCCAGGGGTGGCTGGTGGGGCTCAGACCTTGTGGTGGGTGGACGGGGGCTCCCAAGGTGACCCTGCTGTGTCTCAGCGGGCCCTGCTCTACGAGGAAGCTCTCTACACGGTCCTGTACCGCCTGGGTCAGCCCGAGCCCACCCATGTGGGGGAGTCCTCTGAGCTGCTGCGATACCTGCAGGAGGTGagccagcccccaccccacctgcctcCCTGCAGCCTGGCCGTGTCCCCCGCCACCCCTTCCCCGTGCCCCAAGCTTCCCACACTCCTACCCCCCAGGCCTTCCACATGGAGCCCAAGGTGCACCAGCAGGTGCTGCAGCAGGTCCAGGAGCTCGAGGTAAGCCGGCCGGGGCTGCCCCGGGCGAGCACGGGGGCTGCGGAGCCCAGCTCCCTCTGGGACTCAGGCCCCACCTCCTGTCGCTCCAGAAACCAATATTCTGTCTGAAGGCCACAGTGAAACAAGCCAAGGGCATTCTGGGCAAGGATGTCAGTGGTGAGTAGGTGATGGGGGGCCGCGGAGGGCCTTcctcctggctccttcctctccccatcaCAGCGGGTCCCAGAGCTTGTGATGGAAGTTCCCATCTCCCAAACATCCCCTGGGGCTCACTCTGGTGCTGCTGGCCCCTTGTCCTTGGAGCCTGGGATGGAGAGGGGTAGGGGGTGATAAGGACTCTCCCTGGGAGCCTAGCCAAcagccctccccttcctccccagggTTCAGTGACCCCTACTGCTTGCTGGGCATCGAGCAGGGGGTGGGTGTGCCGGGGGGCAGCCCTGGGCTCCAGAGGCGGCAGAAGGCCGTGGTGAGGCCCGCCATCCCGGAGGAGCAGATCCACCGCACCCAGGTCATCACCCAGACACTCAACCCCGTCTGGGAGGAGACCTTCATCCTGTACGTGGCCCTGCCCCAGCTCCTACCGGCTCTGGGCCTCCTCCTCCATGAGATCAGCAGCACTTCCTGGCTCAGGGGAGGGAGCTTGCTTTGACTGGAGGAGGAGCCTCTGCTCCCAAGGCGGGGGACACTGACAGGAGGCCAAACAGGACACAGCGATGGCTTAAATGCCACgtgctggtggggtgggggggagggtcaGGCACACCTGGGTTGATCTGGGGGGTGGCCCGAAGCCTTACCTTAAAGGAGAGAGAGATGCAGGTGGGAGGGGAGAATTTGCAGGGAGGGACTAAGACCTGACAGTGGGTGACACTGGATGGCAGTTTTGGGGGGCAGGCTCGGGGCTGAGGTAGCCTGTGGCCTGGTCAGGGGTCTATCCCTCCAAGACCCTCAGCCATGCTCTTTTCTCACTACAGGGAGTTTGAGGACATAAGCAATGCCAGCTTTCATCTGGACATGTGGTGAGGGGCATGTCCCCCCGCCCTGTTGGGAAGAGAAGGGGGCCTGGGGGCGAGGGTGGCAGAAAGGGGCTGGGGGCTCCCAGGACACCCTCTCCGCCTCCTGCTCAAACCTCTACCCCACCAGGGACATGGACACCATAGAGTCCGTCAGACAGAAGCTCGGGGAGCTCACAGATCTGCACGGGCTGCGAAGGTGAGGGCCGTGGGTGTCCCGGGGAAGGAGTCGGGGCCCCTCTGCCTTGCCTCCACGTGCACGCTGGTGGTTGGGCTGCAGGCTCTCACCTGGGCCCAGGCGGCTGCAGGTAGGGAGCAGATCCCAGCCTGGCCCGGCCAGGCTCCTGGCCCCTCTCCCTCACGGGGCCCTGCCTGGAACAGGATCTTTAAGGAGGCCCGGAAGGACAAAGGCCAAGATGACTTTCTGGGGAACGTGGTTCTGAGACTACAggtgagtggggtgggggagggttccCGGGAGAGAGGCAGACGGGGCGGGTGACGAGGGGTCAAGGGAGGGGTTCCAGGCCTGCACCGAGCGGAGCCTGGGGTCTGCCTCCCGTCGCCTCCCCGGCCCCCGACTGGCTGAGGCTCCTGTGCTCACGGGTGCGGGCGTCCCCTGCCTGCCCGGCCTGCCAGGACCTGCGCTGCCGGGAGGATCAGTGGTACCCTCTGGAGCCTTGCACGGACACCCACCCAGACCGCGGTCAGTGTCACCTCCAGTTCCAGTTCATTCACAAGCGGGTAGGTGGCCCGGCTGGGTGGGGAGCGGGGGGCTGCAGTGGGCGTGGGGTCCTCTGCTCACGGCCGCGCCGGTCCCCCCGCAGAGAGCCACCGCGGCCAGCCGCTCACAGCCCAGCTACACGGTGCACCTCCACCTGCTGCAGCAGCTCGTGTCCCACGAGGTCACCCAGCACCAGGTACTGCCCTcctggggctgggcagggccaGGGTCTGCCCGTCAGGTCCTGACACCCGCCACCTGTCCCCTCAGGCGGGCAGCACCTCCTGGGACGGGTTGCTGAGCCCCCAGGCTGCCACCATCCTCTTCCTCCACTCCACGCAGAAGGACCTGTCCGACTTCCACCAGTCCATGGCGTGAGTGCTCAGCCAAGCCCGAGTGCCCGAGGGCCGTCCGCGCCgcaccaccctctccctccctgcctgccctcctgCAGGCTGACAGCCCAAAGTCTAGCCCTCAGGAGATTTCTGTTTGGGGCCCAAGCTGTGTATTTTAAGTTTTGAGTCAGttgccaacttttaaaaatctggagATTTGCTGTGCAGATTCACATCACCAGCTTCTCGTGAAAGCTTCACGCTGGAATTGCAGGGCTGTCGCGTTGCTGGGCTGCAGGTGGTCAGAGCAGAGCAGCGTGCCCTCCCCCATCCGTCACAGTCGCCATCTGGACGCTTTCGTCCCCTGACATCACCTGAGTCCTTCTGGGCGGTTGAGTTTGCCACCCCGGGCCCAGACCCCCAGGGCCATTGAACAAATCTGTGCGCTGATGCTCCAGAATCCGTGTTGAGGGCCTGTCACCTCCCCGGAGCCTCGTTGGATTATGGGAATGCCAGGAAGGGCGCACTGGAGTCTGTAGACTTTTCCATGCACGAGAGGAGTAGGGGCACAGCCCGGGTGCTGCCAGGAGGAGGAGAGTGGGAGCTGACACTTGGCATTCAGTCGGGGGTCAGAAGGAGGCCAGCGGAGAAGGGCAGCTTCTAGGACCATGGGCAGGTGGGAATTCCTGGATGGCTGTGGGGAATGCAGGTGAGGCTGGAGACTGGAGCAGGTATGGAGGGTGAGGGCCTCGTTAGCCCGCAGGGACTCAGCAGGGAGTGCGGTTGGCCGCTGTGTCCCTGCGTGGCGGAGGCCTGTTCCTGGGCTGcccttccctcccagcctcctccgCCCTCCCTCTTGTCTCAGTTCGGTCACCTCTGAAGTCTCCCCTCGACTCTCTGAAGGGATGCTCTAGCTGATGTTTTAACATGTATTCGAAGGCTCGAGTCTCCAGATCCGATTTCTCAAAAGGAGCAAGAAgtcctgaattttaaaatcacaactATTCTAATTTAAGAGATGGACAATTCATTTACATGTTTGAAAAGCACTTATGGGGACAAAAACAACCCTGTGGGTTACCTTCAGCCACTGGTTTTCAGCCTCCGCGGGGCGATGGGGATCCCCAGGAGgctttggggtggggtggagtggggataacgccccgccccctgcccctcccccaccccacccccgccaggccaggccaggccaggtgagctgtgggaaggaaggtgccCCACTTGGCCAGGCTGAGGGCTTCCTGTCTGCCGCAGGCAGTGGCTGGCCTACAGCCGTCTCTACCAGAGCCTGGAGTTCCCCAGCAGCTGCCTCCTGTACCCCATCACCAGCATTGAGTACCAGTGGATCCAGGGCCGGCTCAAGGCGGAGCAGGTGGGCTGGGGCGGCGCGAGGGGTGTTGGGCAGGCAGGGCTCAGGGAGCGGCTCCCCGGGCCCCATAAAGCAGCCCCCGCCTCACAGCACCGTCCTGGCCCTGCAGCTGGAGGAGCTGGCCACCTCATTCAGCTCCCTGCTCGCCTATGGCCTCTCTCTCATCCGGAGGTTCCGGTCTGTCTTCCCCCTCTCCGTCTCCGACTCCCCAGCCCGGCTGCAGTCTCTCCTGAGGTCAGTGGTTACCCCCCCGCTTCAGTGGGGTCGGGGATGGGGAACAGCTGGGGCACCTCTGGGGTGGGGAAGCCTGCCGGAGGAATGAGTGGGGGCTACGGGGCAACGGGCGTCTTGCACACggctccctctccccacagggTCCTGGTACAGATGTGCAAGATGAAGGCCTTTGGAGAACTGTGCCCCGAAAGCGGCCCCCTGCCCCGCCTGGTGACCGAGGCACTGCGGGTATGGTGCCCACCCTGTAGGCGCGGTGCCTGGGCCCAGCAGCCCTCCCTGCTCACTGTCTCTCTGCCCACAGACTGGCACCACTGAATGGTTCCACCTGAAGCAGCAGCACCATCAGCCCATGGTGCAGGTGAGGGGGCTCGGGTGAGGAGGCGGGTGGTGGGACGGGAGGCTTGCCCCTCAGAGCCCTGCCGGGCTCACCTCTGTCCCTGCCAGGGCGTGCTGGAGGCGGGCAAGGCCTTACTGAGCCTGGTACAAGACATCATTGGCGACCTGCACCAGTGCCAGCGCACGTGGAACAAGATCTTCCATAAGTGAGCAGGCGGCCGGGTCGGGAGGCAGGGCAGCAGGGGTTCAGAGTGGGGACCACGGGGACCCCGCTGTGTGCCTCCAGGTCACACCTGCTGCCTTTCCTCCAGCGTCCTCAAGATCGACCTCTTCTCCATGGCTTTCCTGGAGCTGCAATGGCTGGTGAGcgccacacacaccccccacccctgccacatcCCAAGGCCACGCCCTCTGCCCTGGCTCTGGAGCTCCGCCCACCACGCCTTCCCTTCGCAGGTGGCCAAGAGGGTGCAGGACCACACTGCGGTGGTGAGCGGTGCCGTGACCCCGGAGATGGGCGAAAGTCTGTTCCAGCTCTACGTCAGCCTCAAGGAGCTCTACCAGCTGGGCCCGGTCCCCTCGGAGAGGTGGGCACAGCAGACTGGCTGCAGCGAGAGGAGGGCCCGAAGCCCGCAATGGCCCCGGCTTTCCCCAGGCTGACCCTGGCTCTCTCCAGGGATGGCGTCCTAGCCCTGGAAGGCTTCCACCACTGGTTCCAGCCGGCCATCCCCTCCTGGCTGCAGAAGACGTACAGCGTGGCCCTGGCGCGGGTGCAGCGCGCTGTGCAGATGGACGAGGTGAGgttggggcctgggctgggggcagagtCCCACGTTTCGGGGTGTGGCACGTGCCGAAGCGGTTAACCAGCTTTGAGCGGTGCTCTCGAGGCCAGCTGAGTGCAAAATGCTGCCTCCTGTTAtagtgctgggggcggggggggggggggggcttcgtTTACGTGCCGATCCCTGCAGCCTGGGGGATCTGGGCGGAGCCCTGCTTGTCCACCTTGCAGCGCCCCCCGCCCAGCTCTGtgcttgctggctgtgtgagctCTGGATGCTTGCcagtggaagtggggagggacagCATGGCTTTGGCCAGCCTTGAGCCCTCCTTTCTACACACTCCCCCATCTCCTAGCTGGTGCCCCTGGGTGAACTGACCAAGCACAGCACGTCGGCTGTGGATCTGTCCACCTGCTTTGCCCAGATCAGCCACACTGCCCAGCAGCTGGACTGGCCTGACCCAGAGGAGGCCTTCATGATCACCGTCAAGTTTGTGGAGGTGCAGCCTCATTCCCACCCGACTTCTCCCAAGGTCTCATCCTAGCAGCCTCCAAAAGCCTATGTCCTAAATCCCTCAAGTCACTGAAATGCCTGTGCCTGTGCCTCCCCTGCCATCTGCCTCTCCTCggcactccccacccccatccatcaccccctcctcaccccaggACACCTGTCGGCTGGCCCTGGTGTACTGCAGCCTCATAAAGGCCCGGGCCCGTGAGCTCTCTGCCTGCCAGAAGGACCAGGGCCAGGCAGCCAACATGGTAAGGGccagagctgggagctgaggctgggccGGGGTAGGGGCGGAGCCTGCCAGCCCCGGCGCTCTTCAGGAAGCCCGACCTCCCTGTGCGCGCGTGCCTGCCTGCAGCTCTGCGTGGTGGTGAATGACATGGAGCAGCTGCGGCTGGTGATCGGCAAGCTGCCCACCCAGCTGGCATGGGAGGCGCTGGAGCAGCGGGTAGGGGCTGTGCTGGAGCAGGGGCAGCTGCAGAACACGCTGCACGCCCAGCTGCAGGGTGCCCTGGCTGGGCTGGGCCATGAGATCCGCGCTGGCGTCCGCACCTTGGCTGAGCAGGTAATTTGTTTGACCCACggtgaccccaccccacccatcctcAGCCTGAAGTACCCTCCAGCAGGACCTGGGCCAATGTCCAGCCGTCTTGCCTTCCTGAACCTAAACTCAGGCCCCGAGCAACCTCTCCTGACCCCCGACTCacaccctggcctccctcctgccgTTTTGTGTCTCCAGCTGGAGGTGGGCATTGCCAAGCACATCCAGAAACTCGTGGGCATCAAGGAATCCGTCCTGCCTGAGGATGTGAGTGGCCCTCCCTGCTTGCTGACCTTTGCCAGCAACGTGGGTCAGGGATTGCAAAGGGGCTTCGGGTGGGCAGGGGGCTGAAGGCCATGGGGTGTCAGAGATAAGCCCCCCCAGACTCGGGCAAGGAGTGTTCCCTCCTGGCCTCGGTTTCCCCCTTAGATGCTAAGAGGGTGGGGTTGGGTCATTCCACGGGCTCTCCCAGCACTGACAGTCAATGTGGGAGCTGCAGTGGGGGAGGCTTTAGACTTTGCACCCAAACAGCCCTGGGCATGCCTCCTTCTTAGCTGCCTACTAGCGTAGCTGTCCTATTTATATAGGTCAGCTGACCTCAGGCTCCTCGTCTGTCAGCGGGGAGAATAATTACACCTGTGATTGCTTGGGAGCGTGCTACTCATTAATTCATCAACTGTTTAAGCACCCACTTTGTCCCAGGTATTGATTTAGGCACTGAGGATATATATCAATGAACAGTgtgacaaaaatccctgccttcctAGAGTTTTCGTTCTAGTAGAGGAGGTGAAAAAAGAGCTAAGTGTATAACTATAACTATAGCTATTATTAGaactatacatatatgtgtgtgtgtaaacatatatatatgtatacagacaCATATCATAATGTTAGTTCGTGATAACCactcaagggaaaaataaagcacACAAGGGAATGGAAAGGGTCAGAGGACTGTATTTTTAGATAGTGGCCAGAGAAGGCCTTACTTGGAGGGCGACAGCTGAGTCAAGGcctaaaggaaggaagagaaggagccaCGAGGATGAGGCAGGACCAGGTCTGGCAGGTTCAGGGCTATAGAAAAGGCTGTAACTGTCTCCAGTGTGGTCAGGGGCTGGCTCTGCACACATTCCACAGATGCGCAGGAAAGCTCCTAGCCCTGTTTCCTCTCCGGGTCCGGGcaaagggatgggggtgggaccCGAATGGGCCAGAACCAGATGTGCTGCCGCCCCTCCCCAGGCCATTCTGCCCCTGATGAAGTTCCTGGAGGTGAAGCTCTGCTACATGAACACCAACCTGGTGCAGGAGAACTTCAGCAGGTCTGTAGCAGCCCCTGCCCTGTGGCGCCCCATCACCTCCGCCTCTcctcccacccgcc
Protein-coding sequences here:
- the UNC13D gene encoding protein unc-13 homolog D isoform X6 translates to MDPSHGGPGAEEGGPGARPPGALLWEQMEPPSHHLSPEERALLYEEALYTVLYRLGQPEPTHVGESSELLRYLQEAFHMEPKVHQQVLQQVQELEKPIFCLKATVKQAKGILGKDVSGFSDPYCLLGIEQGVGVPGGSPGLQRRQKAVVRPAIPEEQIHRTQVITQTLNPVWEETFILEFEDISNASFHLDMWDMDTIESVRQKLGELTDLHGLRRIFKEARKDKGQDDFLGNVVLRLQDLRCREDQWYPLEPCTDTHPDRGQCHLQFQFIHKRRATAASRSQPSYTVHLHLLQQLVSHEVTQHQAGSTSWDGLLSPQAATILFLHSTQKDLSDFHQSMAQWLAYSRLYQSLEFPSSCLLYPITSIEYQWIQGRLKAEQLEELATSFSSLLAYGLSLIRRFRSVFPLSVSDSPARLQSLLRVLVQMCKMKAFGELCPESGPLPRLVTEALRTGTTEWFHLKQQHHQPMVQGVLEAGKALLSLVQDIIGDLHQCQRTWNKIFHNVLKIDLFSMAFLELQWLVAKRVQDHTAVVSGAVTPEMGESLFQLYVSLKELYQLGPVPSERDGVLALEGFHHWFQPAIPSWLQKTYSVALARVQRAVQMDELVPLGELTKHSTSAVDLSTCFAQISHTAQQLDWPDPEEAFMITVKFVEVQPHSHPTSPKDTCRLALVYCSLIKARARELSACQKDQGQAANMLCVVVNDMEQLRLVIGKLPTQLAWEALEQRVGAVLEQGQLQNTLHAQLQGALAGLGHEIRAGVRTLAEQLEVGIAKHIQKLVGIKESVLPEDAILPLMKFLEVKLCYMNTNLVQENFSSLLTLLWTHTLKVLAEVAASQRSCPLASSRLKIALQNLEICFYAEGCGLPPEALHTATFQALQRDLELQAASSRELIQKYFCSRIQQQAETTSEELGAVTVKASYCASQQKLHVELLSASSLLPLDSNGSSDPFVQLTLEPRHEFPELAPRETQKHKKELHPLFDETFEFLVPAEPCQKDGACLLLTVLDHDTLRADDLEGEAFLPLRSVPGLTGAVEPGDVPQTRLPLTYPAPNGDPILQLLESRKGDREAQVFVRLRRQRAKQASQHAPRPGQQQGLGPCEACVLPTTAQPSRLA